One window of the Bernardetia sp. genome contains the following:
- a CDS encoding M23 family metallopeptidase translates to MTSLSSFAQKRGEYMYPINPNQTNSLSGGMAELRSNHFHMGIDVRTNNQIGLPVHAAADGYVARVKVKATGYGNAIYIKHKNGTTTLYGHLSKFNDKIAAYVRKIQYQRESFAVDLYLSPKQFPVKKGEIVALSGNSGSSGGPHVHFEIRDASERALNPLDYGFDEIKDNIAPIMDRVAFIPLEKNTLIQGEHNREIVGATSRGKDKYALRIPKIKAYGLIGLEIDAKDKADGVYFSYGMDEIEVFVNEKQTFKAHFDRISFANQRHMNNYINYEYYAKTRKRYRRCYVPDGANNLHFYAASKNKGKIFIEDGKTYKVRIRMTDAYGNESNTEFEIVGDKNQKVTKNYPVKLNEYEIQNNYMIFNAITSEKNQEAEVCVDYLSYKLQPQFEVGSTGTFFWDLRTGLPDSLILPNGTTIYPNIEAQIPSKTGFSFYHSDFDIYFPNGALYDTTYLAFKTKDNYLKTEDFLIGHSDLALQKYVTIKLKPENVSSIQNKSKVRAYAVYGNSLSFVGGTWKGDIFEFKTRNLGTFRLVEDTEKPNIRVTKKNNQQIICKISDSRSGIDSFRATINGKWLLMNYDKKRASLTSEMSDTMENLKGEFVLTVTDNVGNQETYKTTVY, encoded by the coding sequence TTGACCTCTCTGTCTAGCTTTGCTCAAAAACGAGGAGAATATATGTATCCCATCAATCCCAATCAAACCAATTCTCTTTCTGGAGGAATGGCAGAGCTTCGTTCCAATCATTTCCACATGGGAATTGATGTACGAACCAATAACCAAATTGGTCTGCCTGTTCATGCTGCTGCCGATGGGTATGTAGCTCGTGTGAAAGTAAAAGCTACTGGCTATGGAAATGCAATTTATATCAAACACAAAAATGGCACAACTACCCTTTATGGACATTTGAGTAAGTTTAATGATAAGATAGCTGCTTATGTACGAAAAATTCAATATCAAAGAGAAAGTTTTGCTGTAGATTTGTACCTCTCTCCAAAGCAGTTTCCTGTAAAGAAAGGCGAGATAGTAGCTCTATCTGGAAATAGTGGTTCTTCTGGTGGACCTCATGTACATTTTGAAATTCGTGATGCCAGTGAGCGAGCTTTGAACCCTTTAGATTATGGCTTTGATGAAATAAAAGATAATATTGCTCCCATTATGGATAGAGTTGCTTTTATTCCTTTAGAAAAAAACACATTGATACAAGGAGAACACAATAGAGAAATTGTTGGTGCAACTTCAAGAGGAAAGGACAAATACGCTCTTCGTATTCCTAAAATTAAGGCGTATGGTCTGATAGGATTAGAGATAGATGCAAAAGACAAAGCTGATGGTGTATATTTTAGCTATGGAATGGATGAGATAGAAGTCTTTGTCAATGAAAAGCAGACTTTTAAAGCACATTTTGACAGAATTTCATTTGCCAATCAACGCCACATGAACAATTATATCAATTATGAATATTATGCCAAAACAAGAAAACGATATAGAAGATGTTATGTTCCAGATGGTGCAAATAACCTCCATTTTTATGCAGCATCAAAAAATAAAGGAAAAATATTTATAGAAGATGGAAAGACATATAAAGTCAGAATTCGAATGACAGATGCGTATGGAAATGAATCCAATACAGAATTTGAAATTGTAGGAGATAAAAATCAAAAAGTAACTAAAAATTACCCTGTAAAACTCAATGAATATGAGATTCAAAATAACTACATGATTTTTAATGCTATTACATCAGAGAAAAACCAAGAAGCAGAAGTTTGTGTAGATTATTTGTCGTATAAACTACAACCACAGTTTGAGGTGGGAAGTACAGGAACATTTTTTTGGGATTTAAGAACAGGCTTACCTGATTCGCTCATCTTACCTAACGGAACAACTATTTATCCGAATATAGAGGCGCAAATTCCATCAAAAACTGGTTTTTCATTCTATCATTCTGATTTTGATATTTATTTTCCCAATGGTGCATTGTACGACACTACGTACCTAGCCTTCAAAACAAAAGATAATTATCTCAAAACAGAAGATTTTCTAATTGGTCATTCCGATTTAGCTCTACAAAAATATGTTACTATTAAGCTAAAGCCAGAAAATGTTTCTTCTATTCAAAATAAATCTAAAGTGCGTGCTTATGCTGTTTATGGAAATAGTTTGAGCTTTGTAGGTGGAACATGGAAAGGCGATATTTTTGAGTTCAAGACTCGTAATTTGGGAACATTTCGTTTAGTAGAAGACACAGAAAAACCAAATATTAGAGTAACCAAGAAAAACAATCAACAAATTATTTGTAAAATTTCTGACAGTCGTTCTGGTATAGATTCTTTCCGAGCCACTATCAATGGAAAATGGCTCTTAATGAACTATGATAAAAAACGAGCTTCTCTAACTTCTGAAATGTCAGATACAATGGAAAACCTAAAAGGCGAATTTGTCTTGACCGTAACAGATAATGTTGGGAATCAAGAAACGTATAAAACTACGGTTTATTAA